In Ctenopharyngodon idella isolate HZGC_01 chromosome 2, HZGC01, whole genome shotgun sequence, the following are encoded in one genomic region:
- the srpk2 gene encoding SRSF protein kinase 2 isoform X2 produces MSSRKVLAIQARKRRPKGKKDKTGHHRRPDTQKVPSTPPPPPPPPPPPPPPPPPEPVAPPEPEEEILGSDDEEQEDPADYCKGGYHPVKIGDLFNGRYHVIRKLGWGHFSTVWLCWDIQAKRFVAMKVVKSAQHYTETALDEIKLLRCVRETDPDDPNKDMVVQLIDDFKISGVNGIHVCMVFEVLGHHLLKWIIKSNYQGLPLPCVKSIIRQVLQGLDYLHSKCKIIHTDIKPENILMCVDDAFVRRMAVEATEWQKAGAPPPSGSAVSTAPQLKQVGKISKNKKKKLKKKQKRQAELLERRMLEIEALEREAEKQRAGGASNSAHSPTLVLVDSEEDEEDDDADEDEEAEGEKERPVRLTNHTCAEPDQDQQDIEENEEDGDVLSAPDCPTEEESHTRTHTPPGQQEEQENSGDHEEQDGNEDVREEGEDKAEEEETEATASQSARDEPETHECPNEEETDAPKETAERQEDDEEEEDEDEDEDYDDDDDDEEEEEEEEADDEGQEHNDTSKTNGHVIMGTQEHLSPPDPSVPQSSPLLCPLVESEISTTDRDASDASYELYNGEMAGLTNGARHRGTTPRFPELPLDPAPPDGVPDEAQALSTNSDRSRTVSSSSTGDTPKATRLRAADLLVNPLDPRNAEVLRVKIADLGNACWVHKHFTEDIQTRQYRSIEVLIGAGYSTPADIWSTACMAFELATGDYLFEPHSGEDYSRDEDHIAHIIELLGCIPRHFALSGKYSREFFNRRGELRHITKLKPWSLFDVLVEKYGWSAEDAGHFTHFLLPMLEMVPEKRASASECLNHPWLNS; encoded by the exons ATGAGCTCTAGAAAGG TGTTGGCCATTCAAGCGCGGAAGAGGAGGCCGAAAGGAAAGAAGGATAAGACGGGTCACCATCGCAG GCCCGACACACAGAAGGTTCCATccactcctcctcctcctcctcctcctcctcctcctcctccaccaccCCCCCCACCCGAGCCCGTGGCCCCGCCGGAGCCGGAGGAGGAGATTCTGGGCTCTGATGATGAAGAGCAGGAGGATCCGGCCGACTACTGCAAAG GAGGATACCATCCCGTCAAGATAGGGGACCTTTTCAACGGCAGATACCATGTGATCCGGAAGCTGGGCTGGGGTCACTTCTCCACCGTCTGGCTGTGCTGGGATATTCA aGCAAAGCGTTTTGTTGCAATGAAGGTCGTGAAGAGCGCACAGCACTACACAGAGACGGCACTGGATGAAATTAAATTACTCCGATGT gtGCGTGAGACGGATCCTGATGATCCTAATAAGGACATGGTTGTTCAACTCATAGACGACTTCAAGATCTCAGGGGTGAACGGGATTC ATGTGTGTATGGTGTTTGAAGTTCTCGGTCATCATTTGCTCAAGTGGATCATCAAGTCTAATTATCAGGGTTTGCCGTTACCCTGCGTCAAGAGCATCATTAGACAG GTTCTGCAGGGGCTGGATTACCTTCACAGCAAGTGTAAGATCATCCACACAGACATCAAGCCGGAGAACATCCTCATGTGTGTGGATGACGCCTTCGTGCGCAGGATGGCGGTCGAGGCCACAGAGTGGCAGAAAGCAGGAGCGCCGCCGCCGTCAGGATCCGCTG TCAGCACGGCTCCTCAACTCAAACAG GTGGGGAAGATctccaaaaacaaaaagaagaagctgaagaagaagcagaagcggcAGGCGGAGCTTCTGGAGAGACGTATGCTGGAGATCGAAGCTCTGGAGCGAGAGGCGGAGAAACAGAGAGCGGGCGGAGCCTCAAACTCCGCCCACAGCCCCACCCTGGTGCTGGTGGACAGTGAGGAAGACGAAGAGGATGATGATGCTGATGAGGACGAGGAGGCAGAGGGAGAGAAGGAGCGGCCCGTCAGACTCACCAACCACACAT gtGCAGAACCGGATCAGGATCAGCAGGACATTGAGGAGAATGAGGAAGATGGTGACGTCCTGTCCGCTCCCGACTGTCCCACTGAAGAAGagtcacacacacgcacacacactccacCCGGACAGCAGGAGGAGCAGGAAAACTCAGGAGACCATGAAGAGCAGGATGGAAATGAAGATGTGAGAGAGGAAGGGGAGGATAAAGCAGAGGAAGAGGAAACGGAAGCCACGGCCTCACAGAGCGCCAGGGACGAGCCGGAGACACACGAGTGTCCGAACGAGGAAGAAACAGATGCACCGAAAGAGACAGCAGAGAGACAAGAGGATGAcgaagaggaggaggatgaggatgaagatgaagattatgacgatgatgatgatgatgaggaggaggaggaggaggaggaggcagACGATGAAGGCCAAGAGCACAATGACACCTCTAAAACCAACGGTCACGTGATCATGGGTACGCAGGAGCATCTGTCGCCGCCAGATCCCAGCGTGCCGCAGTCCTCACCGCTCCTCTGCCCTCTGGTGGAATCGGAGATCAGCACGACCGACCGCGACGCTTCCGACGCCTCCTACGAACTTTACAATGGAGAAATGGCCGGACTCACCAACGGAGCGCGGCACCGCGGCACCACACCGCGCTTCCCCGAGCTGCCGCTGGATCCCGCCCCGCCCGACGGCGTGCCAGACGAGGCCCAGGCTCTCAGCACAAACAGCGACCGCAGCCGAACGGTGTCGTCGTCCAGCACCGGAGACACGCCCAAAG CGACGAGGCTCCGAGCGGCTGATCTACTGGTGAATCCTCTGGATCCGCGGAACGCAGAAGTTCTGAGAGTCAAAATCGCTGATCTGGGAAATGCATGCTGGGTG CACAAACACTTCACTGAGGACATCCAGACGCGGCAGTACCGCTCTATCGAGGTTCTGATCGGCGCGGGATACAGCACTCCGGCCGACATATGGAGCACAGCCTGCATG GCGTTCGAGTTGGCCACCGGCGACTATCTGTTTGAGCCGCACTCGGGGGAAGACTACTCTCGTGATGAAG ATCATATAGCTCACATCATAGAGCTTCTTGGCTGCATTCCTCGACACTTTGCTCTTTCTGGAAAATATTCCCGGGAGTTCTTCAATCGGAGAG GTGAGCTGCGGCACATCACGAAGCTCAAGCCCTGGTCTCTGTTCGACGTGCTGGTGGAAAAATACGGCTGGTCGGCCGAGGATGCTGGTCACTTcacacacttcctgttgccCATGCTGGAGATGGTGCCAGAGAAACGAGCCTCCGCTTCAGAATGCCTCAACCACCCCTGGCTGAACTCGTAG
- the srpk2 gene encoding SRSF protein kinase 2 isoform X4 — translation MSSRKVLAIQARKRRPKGKKDKTGHHRRPDTQKVPSTPPPPPPPPPPPPPPPPPEPVAPPEPEEEILGSDDEEQEDPADYCKGGYHPVKIGDLFNGRYHVIRKLGWGHFSTVWLCWDIQAKRFVAMKVVKSAQHYTETALDEIKLLRCVRETDPDDPNKDMVVQLIDDFKISGVNGIHVCMVFEVLGHHLLKWIIKSNYQGLPLPCVKSIIRQVLQGLDYLHSKCKIIHTDIKPENILMCVDDAFVRRMAVEATEWQKAGAPPPSGSAVSTAPQLKQVGKISKNKKKKLKKKQKRQAELLERRMLEIEALEREAEKQRAGGASNSAHSPTLVLVDSEEDEEDDDADEDEEAEGEKERPVRLTNHTCAEPDQDQQDIEENEEDGDVLSAPDCPTEEESHTRTHTPPGQQEEQENSGDHEEQDGNEDVREEGEDKAEEEETEATASQSARDEPETHECPNEEETDAPKETAERQEDDEEEEDEDEDEDYDDDDDDEEEEEEEEADDEGQEHNDTSKTNGHVIMGTQEHLSPPDPSVPQSSPLLCPLVESEISTTDRDASDASYELYNGEMAGLTNGARHRGTTPRFPELPLDPAPPDGVPDEAQALSTNSDRSRTVSSSSTGDTPKATRLRAADLLVNPLDPRNAEVLRVKIADLGNACWVHKHFTEDIQTRQYRSIEVLIGAGYSTPADIWSTACMAFELATGDYLFEPHSGEDYSRDEGELRHITKLKPWSLFDVLVEKYGWSAEDAGHFTHFLLPMLEMVPEKRASASECLNHPWLNS, via the exons ATGAGCTCTAGAAAGG TGTTGGCCATTCAAGCGCGGAAGAGGAGGCCGAAAGGAAAGAAGGATAAGACGGGTCACCATCGCAG GCCCGACACACAGAAGGTTCCATccactcctcctcctcctcctcctcctcctcctcctcctccaccaccCCCCCCACCCGAGCCCGTGGCCCCGCCGGAGCCGGAGGAGGAGATTCTGGGCTCTGATGATGAAGAGCAGGAGGATCCGGCCGACTACTGCAAAG GAGGATACCATCCCGTCAAGATAGGGGACCTTTTCAACGGCAGATACCATGTGATCCGGAAGCTGGGCTGGGGTCACTTCTCCACCGTCTGGCTGTGCTGGGATATTCA aGCAAAGCGTTTTGTTGCAATGAAGGTCGTGAAGAGCGCACAGCACTACACAGAGACGGCACTGGATGAAATTAAATTACTCCGATGT gtGCGTGAGACGGATCCTGATGATCCTAATAAGGACATGGTTGTTCAACTCATAGACGACTTCAAGATCTCAGGGGTGAACGGGATTC ATGTGTGTATGGTGTTTGAAGTTCTCGGTCATCATTTGCTCAAGTGGATCATCAAGTCTAATTATCAGGGTTTGCCGTTACCCTGCGTCAAGAGCATCATTAGACAG GTTCTGCAGGGGCTGGATTACCTTCACAGCAAGTGTAAGATCATCCACACAGACATCAAGCCGGAGAACATCCTCATGTGTGTGGATGACGCCTTCGTGCGCAGGATGGCGGTCGAGGCCACAGAGTGGCAGAAAGCAGGAGCGCCGCCGCCGTCAGGATCCGCTG TCAGCACGGCTCCTCAACTCAAACAG GTGGGGAAGATctccaaaaacaaaaagaagaagctgaagaagaagcagaagcggcAGGCGGAGCTTCTGGAGAGACGTATGCTGGAGATCGAAGCTCTGGAGCGAGAGGCGGAGAAACAGAGAGCGGGCGGAGCCTCAAACTCCGCCCACAGCCCCACCCTGGTGCTGGTGGACAGTGAGGAAGACGAAGAGGATGATGATGCTGATGAGGACGAGGAGGCAGAGGGAGAGAAGGAGCGGCCCGTCAGACTCACCAACCACACAT gtGCAGAACCGGATCAGGATCAGCAGGACATTGAGGAGAATGAGGAAGATGGTGACGTCCTGTCCGCTCCCGACTGTCCCACTGAAGAAGagtcacacacacgcacacacactccacCCGGACAGCAGGAGGAGCAGGAAAACTCAGGAGACCATGAAGAGCAGGATGGAAATGAAGATGTGAGAGAGGAAGGGGAGGATAAAGCAGAGGAAGAGGAAACGGAAGCCACGGCCTCACAGAGCGCCAGGGACGAGCCGGAGACACACGAGTGTCCGAACGAGGAAGAAACAGATGCACCGAAAGAGACAGCAGAGAGACAAGAGGATGAcgaagaggaggaggatgaggatgaagatgaagattatgacgatgatgatgatgatgaggaggaggaggaggaggaggaggcagACGATGAAGGCCAAGAGCACAATGACACCTCTAAAACCAACGGTCACGTGATCATGGGTACGCAGGAGCATCTGTCGCCGCCAGATCCCAGCGTGCCGCAGTCCTCACCGCTCCTCTGCCCTCTGGTGGAATCGGAGATCAGCACGACCGACCGCGACGCTTCCGACGCCTCCTACGAACTTTACAATGGAGAAATGGCCGGACTCACCAACGGAGCGCGGCACCGCGGCACCACACCGCGCTTCCCCGAGCTGCCGCTGGATCCCGCCCCGCCCGACGGCGTGCCAGACGAGGCCCAGGCTCTCAGCACAAACAGCGACCGCAGCCGAACGGTGTCGTCGTCCAGCACCGGAGACACGCCCAAAG CGACGAGGCTCCGAGCGGCTGATCTACTGGTGAATCCTCTGGATCCGCGGAACGCAGAAGTTCTGAGAGTCAAAATCGCTGATCTGGGAAATGCATGCTGGGTG CACAAACACTTCACTGAGGACATCCAGACGCGGCAGTACCGCTCTATCGAGGTTCTGATCGGCGCGGGATACAGCACTCCGGCCGACATATGGAGCACAGCCTGCATG GCGTTCGAGTTGGCCACCGGCGACTATCTGTTTGAGCCGCACTCGGGGGAAGACTACTCTCGTGATGAAG GTGAGCTGCGGCACATCACGAAGCTCAAGCCCTGGTCTCTGTTCGACGTGCTGGTGGAAAAATACGGCTGGTCGGCCGAGGATGCTGGTCACTTcacacacttcctgttgccCATGCTGGAGATGGTGCCAGAGAAACGAGCCTCCGCTTCAGAATGCCTCAACCACCCCTGGCTGAACTCGTAG
- the srpk2 gene encoding SRSF protein kinase 2 isoform X1: MSSRKVLAIQARKRRPKGKKDKTGHHRRPDTQKVPSTPPPPPPPPPPPPPPPPPEPVAPPEPEEEILGSDDEEQEDPADYCKGGYHPVKIGDLFNGRYHVIRKLGWGHFSTVWLCWDIQAKRFVAMKVVKSAQHYTETALDEIKLLRCVRETDPDDPNKDMVVQLIDDFKISGVNGIHVCMVFEVLGHHLLKWIIKSNYQGLPLPCVKSIIRQVLQGLDYLHSKCKIIHTDIKPENILMCVDDAFVRRMAVEATEWQKAGAPPPSGSAVSTAPQLKQVGKISKNKKKKLKKKQKRQAELLERRMLEIEALEREAEKQRAGGASNSAHSPTLVLVDSEEDEEDDDADEDEEAEGEKERPVRLTNHTCAEPDQDQQDIEENEEDGDVLSAPDCPTEEESHTRTHTPPGQQEEQENSGDHEEQDGNEDVREEGEDKAEEEETEATASQSARDEPETHECPNEEETDAPKETAERQEDDEEEEDEDEDEDYDDDDDDEEEEEEEEADDEGQEHNDTSKTNGHVIMGTQEHLSPPDPSVPQSSPLLCPLVESEISTTDRDASDASYELYNGEMAGLTNGARHRGTTPRFPELPLDPAPPDGVPDEAQALSTNSDRSRTVSSSSTGDTPKATRLRAADLLVNPLDPRNAEVLRVKIADLGNACWVHKHFTEDIQTRQYRSIEVLIGAGYSTPADIWSTACMAFELATGDYLFEPHSGEDYSRDEDHIALIMELLGKIPRKIIAAGKYSREFFSKKGELRHITKLKPWSLFDVLVEKYGWSAEDAGHFTHFLLPMLEMVPEKRASASECLNHPWLNS; encoded by the exons ATGAGCTCTAGAAAGG TGTTGGCCATTCAAGCGCGGAAGAGGAGGCCGAAAGGAAAGAAGGATAAGACGGGTCACCATCGCAG GCCCGACACACAGAAGGTTCCATccactcctcctcctcctcctcctcctcctcctcctcctccaccaccCCCCCCACCCGAGCCCGTGGCCCCGCCGGAGCCGGAGGAGGAGATTCTGGGCTCTGATGATGAAGAGCAGGAGGATCCGGCCGACTACTGCAAAG GAGGATACCATCCCGTCAAGATAGGGGACCTTTTCAACGGCAGATACCATGTGATCCGGAAGCTGGGCTGGGGTCACTTCTCCACCGTCTGGCTGTGCTGGGATATTCA aGCAAAGCGTTTTGTTGCAATGAAGGTCGTGAAGAGCGCACAGCACTACACAGAGACGGCACTGGATGAAATTAAATTACTCCGATGT gtGCGTGAGACGGATCCTGATGATCCTAATAAGGACATGGTTGTTCAACTCATAGACGACTTCAAGATCTCAGGGGTGAACGGGATTC ATGTGTGTATGGTGTTTGAAGTTCTCGGTCATCATTTGCTCAAGTGGATCATCAAGTCTAATTATCAGGGTTTGCCGTTACCCTGCGTCAAGAGCATCATTAGACAG GTTCTGCAGGGGCTGGATTACCTTCACAGCAAGTGTAAGATCATCCACACAGACATCAAGCCGGAGAACATCCTCATGTGTGTGGATGACGCCTTCGTGCGCAGGATGGCGGTCGAGGCCACAGAGTGGCAGAAAGCAGGAGCGCCGCCGCCGTCAGGATCCGCTG TCAGCACGGCTCCTCAACTCAAACAG GTGGGGAAGATctccaaaaacaaaaagaagaagctgaagaagaagcagaagcggcAGGCGGAGCTTCTGGAGAGACGTATGCTGGAGATCGAAGCTCTGGAGCGAGAGGCGGAGAAACAGAGAGCGGGCGGAGCCTCAAACTCCGCCCACAGCCCCACCCTGGTGCTGGTGGACAGTGAGGAAGACGAAGAGGATGATGATGCTGATGAGGACGAGGAGGCAGAGGGAGAGAAGGAGCGGCCCGTCAGACTCACCAACCACACAT gtGCAGAACCGGATCAGGATCAGCAGGACATTGAGGAGAATGAGGAAGATGGTGACGTCCTGTCCGCTCCCGACTGTCCCACTGAAGAAGagtcacacacacgcacacacactccacCCGGACAGCAGGAGGAGCAGGAAAACTCAGGAGACCATGAAGAGCAGGATGGAAATGAAGATGTGAGAGAGGAAGGGGAGGATAAAGCAGAGGAAGAGGAAACGGAAGCCACGGCCTCACAGAGCGCCAGGGACGAGCCGGAGACACACGAGTGTCCGAACGAGGAAGAAACAGATGCACCGAAAGAGACAGCAGAGAGACAAGAGGATGAcgaagaggaggaggatgaggatgaagatgaagattatgacgatgatgatgatgatgaggaggaggaggaggaggaggaggcagACGATGAAGGCCAAGAGCACAATGACACCTCTAAAACCAACGGTCACGTGATCATGGGTACGCAGGAGCATCTGTCGCCGCCAGATCCCAGCGTGCCGCAGTCCTCACCGCTCCTCTGCCCTCTGGTGGAATCGGAGATCAGCACGACCGACCGCGACGCTTCCGACGCCTCCTACGAACTTTACAATGGAGAAATGGCCGGACTCACCAACGGAGCGCGGCACCGCGGCACCACACCGCGCTTCCCCGAGCTGCCGCTGGATCCCGCCCCGCCCGACGGCGTGCCAGACGAGGCCCAGGCTCTCAGCACAAACAGCGACCGCAGCCGAACGGTGTCGTCGTCCAGCACCGGAGACACGCCCAAAG CGACGAGGCTCCGAGCGGCTGATCTACTGGTGAATCCTCTGGATCCGCGGAACGCAGAAGTTCTGAGAGTCAAAATCGCTGATCTGGGAAATGCATGCTGGGTG CACAAACACTTCACTGAGGACATCCAGACGCGGCAGTACCGCTCTATCGAGGTTCTGATCGGCGCGGGATACAGCACTCCGGCCGACATATGGAGCACAGCCTGCATG GCGTTCGAGTTGGCCACCGGCGACTATCTGTTTGAGCCGCACTCGGGGGAAGACTACTCTCGTGATGAAG ACCACATCGCTCTGATTATGGAGTTACTGGGAAAAATCCCCCGCAAGATCATCGCAGCAGGAAAATACAGCCGTGAGTTCTTCTCAAAGAAAG GTGAGCTGCGGCACATCACGAAGCTCAAGCCCTGGTCTCTGTTCGACGTGCTGGTGGAAAAATACGGCTGGTCGGCCGAGGATGCTGGTCACTTcacacacttcctgttgccCATGCTGGAGATGGTGCCAGAGAAACGAGCCTCCGCTTCAGAATGCCTCAACCACCCCTGGCTGAACTCGTAG
- the srpk2 gene encoding SRSF protein kinase 2 isoform X5 — protein MSVNSEKSSSPERPDTQKVPSTPPPPPPPPPPPPPPPPPEPVAPPEPEEEILGSDDEEQEDPADYCKGGYHPVKIGDLFNGRYHVIRKLGWGHFSTVWLCWDIQAKRFVAMKVVKSAQHYTETALDEIKLLRCVRETDPDDPNKDMVVQLIDDFKISGVNGIHVCMVFEVLGHHLLKWIIKSNYQGLPLPCVKSIIRQVLQGLDYLHSKCKIIHTDIKPENILMCVDDAFVRRMAVEATEWQKAGAPPPSGSAVSTAPQLKQVGKISKNKKKKLKKKQKRQAELLERRMLEIEALEREAEKQRAGGASNSAHSPTLVLVDSEEDEEDDDADEDEEAEGEKERPVRLTNHTCAEPDQDQQDIEENEEDGDVLSAPDCPTEEESHTRTHTPPGQQEEQENSGDHEEQDGNEDVREEGEDKAEEEETEATASQSARDEPETHECPNEEETDAPKETAERQEDDEEEEDEDEDEDYDDDDDDEEEEEEEEADDEGQEHNDTSKTNGHVIMGTQEHLSPPDPSVPQSSPLLCPLVESEISTTDRDASDASYELYNGEMAGLTNGARHRGTTPRFPELPLDPAPPDGVPDEAQALSTNSDRSRTVSSSSTGDTPKATRLRAADLLVNPLDPRNAEVLRVKIADLGNACWVHKHFTEDIQTRQYRSIEVLIGAGYSTPADIWSTACMAFELATGDYLFEPHSGEDYSRDEDHIAHIIELLGCIPRHFALSGKYSREFFNRRGELRHITKLKPWSLFDVLVEKYGWSAEDAGHFTHFLLPMLEMVPEKRASASECLNHPWLNS, from the exons ATGTCCGTCAACTCAGAAAAATCCTCTTCCCCAGAAAG GCCCGACACACAGAAGGTTCCATccactcctcctcctcctcctcctcctcctcctcctcctccaccaccCCCCCCACCCGAGCCCGTGGCCCCGCCGGAGCCGGAGGAGGAGATTCTGGGCTCTGATGATGAAGAGCAGGAGGATCCGGCCGACTACTGCAAAG GAGGATACCATCCCGTCAAGATAGGGGACCTTTTCAACGGCAGATACCATGTGATCCGGAAGCTGGGCTGGGGTCACTTCTCCACCGTCTGGCTGTGCTGGGATATTCA aGCAAAGCGTTTTGTTGCAATGAAGGTCGTGAAGAGCGCACAGCACTACACAGAGACGGCACTGGATGAAATTAAATTACTCCGATGT gtGCGTGAGACGGATCCTGATGATCCTAATAAGGACATGGTTGTTCAACTCATAGACGACTTCAAGATCTCAGGGGTGAACGGGATTC ATGTGTGTATGGTGTTTGAAGTTCTCGGTCATCATTTGCTCAAGTGGATCATCAAGTCTAATTATCAGGGTTTGCCGTTACCCTGCGTCAAGAGCATCATTAGACAG GTTCTGCAGGGGCTGGATTACCTTCACAGCAAGTGTAAGATCATCCACACAGACATCAAGCCGGAGAACATCCTCATGTGTGTGGATGACGCCTTCGTGCGCAGGATGGCGGTCGAGGCCACAGAGTGGCAGAAAGCAGGAGCGCCGCCGCCGTCAGGATCCGCTG TCAGCACGGCTCCTCAACTCAAACAG GTGGGGAAGATctccaaaaacaaaaagaagaagctgaagaagaagcagaagcggcAGGCGGAGCTTCTGGAGAGACGTATGCTGGAGATCGAAGCTCTGGAGCGAGAGGCGGAGAAACAGAGAGCGGGCGGAGCCTCAAACTCCGCCCACAGCCCCACCCTGGTGCTGGTGGACAGTGAGGAAGACGAAGAGGATGATGATGCTGATGAGGACGAGGAGGCAGAGGGAGAGAAGGAGCGGCCCGTCAGACTCACCAACCACACAT gtGCAGAACCGGATCAGGATCAGCAGGACATTGAGGAGAATGAGGAAGATGGTGACGTCCTGTCCGCTCCCGACTGTCCCACTGAAGAAGagtcacacacacgcacacacactccacCCGGACAGCAGGAGGAGCAGGAAAACTCAGGAGACCATGAAGAGCAGGATGGAAATGAAGATGTGAGAGAGGAAGGGGAGGATAAAGCAGAGGAAGAGGAAACGGAAGCCACGGCCTCACAGAGCGCCAGGGACGAGCCGGAGACACACGAGTGTCCGAACGAGGAAGAAACAGATGCACCGAAAGAGACAGCAGAGAGACAAGAGGATGAcgaagaggaggaggatgaggatgaagatgaagattatgacgatgatgatgatgatgaggaggaggaggaggaggaggaggcagACGATGAAGGCCAAGAGCACAATGACACCTCTAAAACCAACGGTCACGTGATCATGGGTACGCAGGAGCATCTGTCGCCGCCAGATCCCAGCGTGCCGCAGTCCTCACCGCTCCTCTGCCCTCTGGTGGAATCGGAGATCAGCACGACCGACCGCGACGCTTCCGACGCCTCCTACGAACTTTACAATGGAGAAATGGCCGGACTCACCAACGGAGCGCGGCACCGCGGCACCACACCGCGCTTCCCCGAGCTGCCGCTGGATCCCGCCCCGCCCGACGGCGTGCCAGACGAGGCCCAGGCTCTCAGCACAAACAGCGACCGCAGCCGAACGGTGTCGTCGTCCAGCACCGGAGACACGCCCAAAG CGACGAGGCTCCGAGCGGCTGATCTACTGGTGAATCCTCTGGATCCGCGGAACGCAGAAGTTCTGAGAGTCAAAATCGCTGATCTGGGAAATGCATGCTGGGTG CACAAACACTTCACTGAGGACATCCAGACGCGGCAGTACCGCTCTATCGAGGTTCTGATCGGCGCGGGATACAGCACTCCGGCCGACATATGGAGCACAGCCTGCATG GCGTTCGAGTTGGCCACCGGCGACTATCTGTTTGAGCCGCACTCGGGGGAAGACTACTCTCGTGATGAAG ATCATATAGCTCACATCATAGAGCTTCTTGGCTGCATTCCTCGACACTTTGCTCTTTCTGGAAAATATTCCCGGGAGTTCTTCAATCGGAGAG GTGAGCTGCGGCACATCACGAAGCTCAAGCCCTGGTCTCTGTTCGACGTGCTGGTGGAAAAATACGGCTGGTCGGCCGAGGATGCTGGTCACTTcacacacttcctgttgccCATGCTGGAGATGGTGCCAGAGAAACGAGCCTCCGCTTCAGAATGCCTCAACCACCCCTGGCTGAACTCGTAG